In Cyanobacteriota bacterium, the genomic stretch GAGCATAACCAATTCGCGATTACAGTTAAGTAAACAACTGGCGATCACCCACGGTGGTGATATTTCTATTCAAGGTACGGTCGAGGGTGGTTATCGATATGTGCTAAGTCTGCCCTACTTTCAAGATAGCTTATCCTAGCCGTAGTTAGTAATTGGTGTTGCACCTAGTGTTGCATGGTAACTTGCCCCTACTGTCAACAACCGGTTGAGCCAAAGGCCTTAAGCTGTCCCTATTGTCGGACAGAGCTGAAAGCCTATGGTCATCCAGGAATGCCACTGCATCGTGCACTGGATGACAGTTATCTGTGCCATAGCTGCTCATACCATGCAGATGACTCTTGTACCTA encodes the following:
- a CDS encoding zinc ribbon domain-containing protein, translating into MVTCPYCQQPVEPKALSCPYCRTELKAYGHPGMPLHRALDDSYLCHSCSYHADDSCTYPQRPFAKTCMLYTARTAQPNHQTHYQPMRSLNQWISRHSRLLALIGLVIISIIFALQ